The Cytophagia bacterium CHB2 genomic interval ATTTGGGCTGAAAATCAGCGTGACGTTGGTGGGGATTTTTTCGGAGGACAATTTGCGCACCGCCACCAAGCCCTCGCGCGTCATCGGAATTTTGACCACGACATTCTTGTGAATTTTGGCAAGCTCACGGCCTTCTTTGATCATGCCTTCCGCTTCGGTGGAAACAACTTCTGCGTTCACCGGGCCGGGCACCACCTCGCAAATACCGAGAATGATTTGTTTAAACTCGCCCTTTTCTTTCGAGATTAATGTCGGATTCGTGGTTACACCGTCGAGCAGGCCCATGGCTGCGACTTTTTTAATTTCGGCAAGGTTGGCGGTATCGAGAAAAAGTTTCATCTTCGATCTCCAAAGTTTGAGGAATGACTTGACTGTCTCTATTTCATCTAATTTTTTTTTTTCAAGTTGACGGCCGCATGCTTGCGCTGCCCTGAGATTAGTTTACGTCAACGGCAAGCTCGGCTTCCAGCGCGCCAGCCTCTTCTTCCGGCGTTGCGTCGCGCAACGCATCGCGCGCGAAACTGGTGGCGGATTCCGGATAAAGGACTTTTTCCAAAAACAAGCCGTGCGGCGGCGCGGTATAACCGGCTTCGACGCGTTTCTGACTGGCCAGGATGACCGGAATTTCACTGGCCGGCAACGCGCCGCGGCCGACGTTGATCAGTGTGCCGACCATGATGCGCACCATGTTGCGCAGGAAGCGATTCGCGCGCAC includes:
- the fsa gene encoding fructose-6-phosphate aldolase, encoding MKLFLDTANLAEIKKVAAMGLLDGVTTNPTLISKEKGEFKQIILGICEVVPGPVNAEVVSTEAEGMIKEGRELAKIHKNVVVKIPMTREGLVAVRKLSSEKIPTNVTLIFSPNQALLAAKAGASYVSPFLGRLDDISHVGMDLVRTIVEIYDNYEFETEVLAASLRNPVHVVDAALAGADISTLPAKVFDQMFDHPLTDIGLKRFLEDWEKVKQSMK